From the genome of Aspergillus fumigatus Af293 chromosome 1, whole genome shotgun sequence, one region includes:
- the mep1 gene encoding zinc metalloprotease, with amino-acid sequence MMLPFNSCVYVLLIISLMSNCRALCRATALQGRSLCATGGPDAAFRAEHERLSAFESRPSSGSYDMRRALEPIEIETWFHIVSGETDADLVTDEMVILQLHYLQKAYEKASISYRLKGVTRHINETWARNGDDSAMKKALRRGGYSTLNVYFQTNLQPPSTTDFARWTSDGDNRHAYNSDLAPLSVLGFCTLPDPSINSSSPRSSYSKDGCNVLAKTMPGGPMTHYNRGGTAIHEIGHWNGLLHTFEGESCSEDNAGDYIADTPQQSVPTDGCPSQKDSCPDSPGLDDIHNFMDYSSDDCYASFTSNQLKRMRDMWFSMRKGK; translated from the exons ATGATGTTGCCTTTCAATTCCTGCGTTTATGTCTTGCTTATTATAAGTCTCATGTCGAACTGCCGAGCTCTATGTCGTGCGACGGCTTTACAAGGCCGTTCTCTTTGTGCCACTGGTGGTCCAGATGCAGCATTCAGGGCTGAACATGAGAGACTAAGCGCGTTCGAATCGAGACCTAGTAGCGGATCTTACGACATGCGAAGAGCCTTGGAGCCCATTGAGATAGAGACGTGGTTTCACATTGTGAGTGGCGAAACCGATGCGGATTTAGTAACAGACGAGATGGTCATACTTCAG TTACATTACTTGCAAAAAGCCTATGAAAAAGCTTCAATATCCTATCGGTTAAAGGGCGTCACCCGTCATATTAATGAAACTTGGGCGCGCAATGGGGATGACTCCGCCATGAAGAAAGCACTTCGCAGGGGAGGTTACAGCACGTTAAATGTCTACTTTCAGACCAATCTACAGCCGCCCTCCACCACAGATTTTGCAAGATGGACCTCTGACGGTGACAATCGCCACGCATATAACTCAGACCTTGCCCCCCTTAGCGTCCTTGGTTTCTGCACTCTTCCGGATCCAAGCATTAACTCCAGCAGCCCTCGATCCAGCTATTCCAAAGATGGCTGCAATGTGCTGGCTAAGACTATGCCTGGTGGTCCCATGACTCATTACAATCGAGGTGGCACTGCAATACACGAAATCGGTCACTGGAATGGTCTCTTACATACTTTCGAAGGGGAGTCGTGTTCGGAAGACAATGCTGGTGATTACATTGCAGATACACCGCAGCAGTCGGTGCCCACTGATGGGTGCCCTTCTCAGAAGGATTCATGCCCGGATAGCCCTGGCTTGGACGACATACATAATTTCATGGACTATTCATCTGATGACTGTTATGCTTCCTTTACATCTAATCAGCTGAAGAGAATGCGAGACATGTGGTTCTCCATGAGAAAAGGCAAATAA
- a CDS encoding CDC50/LEM3 family protein yields the protein MSHVETPQTGSLKDQARGGQTDSDKKPKTRRPANTAFRQQRLKAWQPILTPRSVLPIFFVFGIIFAPIGGLLLWASSQVQEISIDYSECAEKAPSYPVSIADRVKSSFKSSTGQSTPTWERRIENGTTICRLSFEVPDDLGPPVFLYYRLTNFYQNHRRYVKSLDIDQLKGKAVDNKTIDGGSCDPLKLDPTGKAYYPCGLIANSQFNDTIHSPELLSDLNPTVYFMTNKGIAWDSDKELIKTTQYKPWEVVPPPNWHDRYPNGYIDGIPDLHEDEDFMVWMRTAALPAFSKLSRRNDSAPMKAGSYRLDIEDRFPVTEYGGTKSILISTRTVIGGQNPFMGIAYVVVGGICVLLGALFTLAHLVRPRKLGDHTYLTWNNEQESTATATGRNDIFGPHAH from the exons ATGTCTCATGTGGAAACCCCTCAAACAGGGTCTCTCAAAGATCAAGCTCGTGGAGGGCAGACTGACAGTGATAAGAAGCCAAAGACTAGGAGACCTGCTA ACACTGCCTTCAGACAACAGCGCTTAAAAGCCTGGCA ACCAATTCTCACGCCACGAAGCGTTCTGCCCATCTTCTTTGTATTTGGCATCATATTTGCACCGATCGGTGGCCTTCTCTTGTGGGCTAGCTCCCAA GTCCAAGAGATATCTATAGATTATTCAGAATGCGCAGAAAAGGCCCCTTCTTACCCAGTCTCAATTGCCGACCGAGTTAAGTCATCATTCAAGTCATCGACTGGACAGTCTACCCCGACATGGGAGCGTCGTATAGAGAACGGGACTACCATTTGTCGATTGAGTTTCGAAGTACCGGACGATTTAGGGCCTCCCGTTTTCCTGTACTATCGCCTTACCAACTTTTACCAGAACCATCGGCGATACGTGAAGTCATTGGATATAGATCAGTTGAAAGGCAAAGCTGTGGACAATAAGACCATCGACGGTGGCTCATGTGATCCTCTTAAACTTGACCCTACTGGAAAGGCCTATTACCCGTGCGGACTCATTGCGAACTCACAATTCAATGACACAATACACAGCCCTGAACTCCTCAGCGACTTAAACCCGACGGTGTACTTCATGACTAACAAGGGCATCGCCTGGGATAGTGATAAGGAACTTATTAAAACCACACAATACAAGCCATGGGAAGTTGTGCCGCCACCGAATTGGCACGATCGTTATCCGAATGGGTATATTGACGGTATCCCCGACCttcatgaagatgaagacttcATGGTTTGGATGAGGACCGCTGCGCTACCGGCTTTCAGCAAACTGTCCCGCAGAAATGACAGCGCGCCTATGAAAGCTGGCTCTTATCGCCTGGATATTGAAGATC GGTTTCCGGTTACTGAGTATGGTGGCACGAAGTCAATTCTCATCTCCACCAGAACTGTCATTGGGGGACAAAATCCTTTCATGGGTATTGCTTATGTCGTCGTTGGCGGTATTTGTGTCCTTCTTGGGGCTCTGTTTACCCTTGCCCATTTAGTACGACCAAG GAAACTCGGCGACCACACTTACTTGACCTGGAATAATGAACAGGAAAGTACAGCCACTGCTACGGGCAGGAATGACATATTTGGACCACATGCCCATTGA
- a CDS encoding SWIRM domain-containing protein — protein MSRLPSVSSLMSPPESKPFENFNTSFSPYSTSQDYCSFVHGMRLPPISGERKRTQSEMDLPSPPVTPYTGNKKRKSEVSEEIERDVVLGSSRDPVLFPHHDSLTDVATDEPLFGQILPAPAEALMEQHIDSHMARFDNKVNKPTRDEYILALSCVPVVSAQYNRNPAAWAKEERETLERQLFMMNRHRPQSMDANLKKIAPAPSKRAVVTQPRAQRTPRAKRSPRSTPHQKAHEFFDLPTQTSARPPRGIGTNRDDTDYTSIQDFSPSPETLGGNAKALKADWKGQMLDLSQDPDRHLLSPAELSLASTLRLSCATYLCSKRRIFEARVRALRIGKEFRKTDAQQACKIDVNKASKLWTAYDRVGWFDSEHFRQYLE, from the coding sequence ATGAGTCGCCTACCGTCTGTTTCCAGTCTCATGTCACCCCCTGAATCCAAACCGTTCGAGAATTTCAATACCTCATTTTCACCTTACTCGACATCGCAGGATTATTGCTCATTTGTTCATGGCATGAGACTCCCCCCCATTTCTGGCGAAAGGAAGCGAACGCAGTCAGAAATGGATTTACCATCGCCGCCTGTCACTCCGTACACTGGAaataagaaaagaaaatcagAAGTTTCAGAAGAAATCGAGCGAGATGTCGTGCTCGGTTCCTCGAGAGATCCTGTTCTGTTCCCTCATCACGATTCCTTGACAGATGTTGCCACTGATGAGCCCTTATTTGGGCAGATTCTTCCCGCCCCAGCAGAGGCTCTAATGGAGCAACATATCGATTCTCACATGGCAAGATTTGATAACAAAGTGAATAAGCCAACACGTGATGAGTATATCCTAGCGCTCTCCTGTGTGCCAGTGGTTTCTGCCCAGTATAACCGGAATCCTGCTGCCTGGGCGAAGGAGGAACGCGAGACACTTGAGCGTCAACTGTTCATGATGAATCGTCATCGACCTCAATCTATGGATGCAAACTTAAAGAAGATTGCGCCCGCACCGAGCAAACGGGCGGTTGTCACACAGCCTCGCGCACAGCGAACACCACGGGCCAAGCGTTCCCCCAGATCTACGCCGCATCAGAAGGCGCATGAATTCTTTGACTTACCTACTCAGACGAGTGCCAGGCCTCCCAGAGGCATAGGAACAAATCGGGATGACACAGATTATACTTCCATCCAAGATTTCTCACCCTCACCAGAAACACTTGGCGGCAACGCGAAGGCATTGAAGGCAGACTGGAAAGGACAGATGTTAGATCTTAGCCAGGATCCAGACCGGCACCTTTTGAGCCCGGCAGAGCTCAGCCTTGCCTCCACCTTGAGGCTCTCATGCGCAACATACTTATGCAGCAAACGCCGCATCTTCGAGGCTCGTGTGAGAGCTTTAAGGATTGGCAAAGAGTTCCGCAAAACAGATGCACAGCAAGCTTGCAAGATTGATGTCAACAAAGCGAGCAAGTTGTGGACTGCTTATGATCGTGTCGGCTGGTTCGATTCGGAACACTTTCGGCAGTATTTAGAGTGA